The following DNA comes from Streptomyces globosus.
GAGGAACTCCCGGTACGGCCTGCGGGCGTCGGCGGCCGCGGGGGCGGTGGCGGGGACCGCGTACGCCACGACCACGGCCAGGAGCAGCGCGACGGCCGCGGCCACCAGGTAGGGCGCCCGCCAGCCGAGCCATTCGCCGAGGACGCCGCCGAACGCGCGGGCCAGCAGCATGCCGCCGGTGGAGCCGCTGAGCAGGGCGCCGAGAACCGCCCCCCGCCGGTCGGGCGCGACCAGCCCGGCGGCGAGCGGGCTGATGACCTGTGCGGCCACCGTGGCCAGGCCGATCAGGGCGCTCGCGGCGACCAGCGCCGGCAGCGCCGGGGCGCAGCCGGCGGCCAGCAGGGCCAGACCGGTGACGGCGAGCAGGACCACCAGCAGCGAGCGGTGCGGGAAGCGGTCCCCGAGCGGCACCAGCAGCACCATGCCCGCGGTGTAGCCGATCTGGGTGGCGGTCACCACGAGGGACGCGGCGTCGGGGGACACCCCCAGGCCGTCCGCGATCAGCGGGGCGATGGCCTGCGGGAAGTACAGGTTGCCGACGGCCACGGCGCCGGTCACGGCCAGGAGCAGCAGCAGCCTGCGGCTCATCCGGCCGCCCCCGGGAGGAGGCGGGAGGCGAAGGAGGTCATGGGGAGAGTCCACGGCACGGGACCGGCCCTGCCAATTGATGTAGCGTGCCGCTTAATGATCAGCTTCGAGCTCGGGGTCGAGGACCTGGCCCACACCCGGTTCGCGCTCTCGCCGCTCGGCGAGACGGTGCTGAGCCTGCGCGTGCTGCGCGATCCGGGCGTCTCCGTCCTGCACCTGCCCTGGCGCCGGTCGGTCCTCGCCCGGATCGCAGGCCTCGGCGGCGGTCTCGACACCGGGCTTCTGCTGTCCCTCGTCGCGGACCTCCTCACCCTGCCCGACTTCCTCACGCCGCGCCCCGCCGTGTTCGAGCCGCACTTCGAGGACGAGCTGGCCGTCGTCCGCAGCACCCCGCCCGACCGGGTGCGCCGCGACCTGCTGGCCGCACACGCCCCGCACCCGCTGCCCGCACCCCTGCACGCGGCGACCGCCCCCGGCGACGGGCCCGTGACCGCGCTGCGCGACACCGTGTGCGAACTCCTGCACCGCTACTGGGAGATCGCCATCCGGCCGGTCTGGCCGCAGATCCGCCTCGTCGCCGAAGCCGACATGACGTACCGGGCGCGGCAGCTCGCCCGCGGCGGCGCCCGGCTGCTCTTCGCCGACATGCACCCCCAACTGCGCTGGGAGGACGCCGGATCCCGGGGCTTCCTGCGCGTCCACCGCACCATCGGCGGGTACGAGGCCAAGGCCTGCGGCCGCGGTCTGCTGCTCGTGCCGTCCGTGTTCGCCCACAAGTGCGCGCCGCCGGTGGGCCCCGACGAGCCGCCCTCCCTGCTCTACCCGAGCCGCGGCGCGGCCACCCTGTGGGAGGCCGAACCCGAACCGGTCCTGCGGAACGGGGCGGACGCGGCCGGGCGGGCCGCCGGGGACGCCCTCGTCCTGCTGCTCGGCGCGCCCCGGGCCCGGCTGCTGCGCATGCTCGCGGAGCCCGCCGCGACGGCCGAACTCGCCCGCCGCCTGCGCGTCACCCCCAGCGCGGTGTCGCAGCACCTCCGCGTCCTGCACGCCGCGGGGCTGGCCACCCGGACCCGCCACGGCCGGCAGGTCCTGTACCGGCGCAGCAGGCTCGGCGACCGGCTCGCCTCAGGCGGCTGACGGCACGGCCTGCCTTCAGCGGCCTGCCTTCAGGACGTGCCGAAGTCCGGGAGAGTGAGGGTGCCGTCGTCGGCGAGGGCGAAGCCCGGATTGTGGGCGATCTCCCACACGTGGCCGTCGGGGTCGGTGAACACGCCCGCATAGCCGCCGTAGAACGTCGGCGCGGGCGGCCGTGTCACCGCCGCCCCGGCGCGCCGGGCCGTCTCGACGAGTTCGTCCACCTCCTGCGGGGACCGGACGTTGTGCGCCAGGGCGATCCCGCCCCACCCGGGGGCATCCTCGACGCCGCTGTCCTGCGCGAGCCGGTCGCGCCCCCACAGGACCAGCGCGAGGCCGCCCGCCTGGAAGAACACCGTCTCCTCGGCCTGCTGCCCGCGCCAGCCGAGCTCCTCGTAGAAGGCACGGGCCCGGCCGAGGTCGGCCACGCCGAGGGTGATCAGGCTGATCCGCTGCTCCATGCCGGGAAGCTACCACCGATCGAACGCCCGGTGTCATGGCACGGGAGCCGTCCGCCGGTCGAACCACGCCGCGCACTCCGGCCGCCGGGCCCACACCACCGCCAGCACCGCCGGCACCGGCCAGGCCAGGCCGAGGAGCGGTTCCACCCGGTACACGACCAGCGCGAACGGCACGGCCACCCACCCGTACGCGCAGGCCGCAACCCGCAGCCGGCGCAGCCGCAGCGGGAACTTCAGCGCGGTGACGACACCCCACGCCGCCACCGCCAGCACGACGAGCCCGCCGCAGACGACCTGGCCGGCGCGCTCCTCGACCTCCGGGCGGCAGCAGGGCGCCGAGGCGTCCTCCTCGCCCCAGACCGCCGCGGCAACGGCCATACTGTCCGTCACGAGCCACACCCCGACGACGGCCTGCACACCGCCCAGCAGCATCAGCAGCATCCGCAGCCGGCGCACCGGCCGCGGCATCCGGGCGCCCTCCCACGGCCGGCCGGCCGCGGAACCGCCCCCGTACGCGTCGTGCGGTTCCACTGCGACGACCTCCCCCGGCAGGGCATCCCCGGCACGTGCCACCCCCAGCATCCGGCGGCGCGCCCCGCCTGTACAGAGTCCGGGCACACCGGGGGCGCGCGGAGGTGTCAGCGCCGGCAGCGGCCGAAGGTGACGACGTACGTGCCGCCGTTCGGCGCGGTGGCCCCGGCGCGGTCGGCGGCGCCGGGCTGGACCCCCGGGCCGATGTTCCGCAGTGCCGAGTTGAGGATGACGGCGCGGTGCCCGGGGCTGCTCATCCACCAGGTGACGGCGGCCTGCGGGGTGCCGGACCCGCCCCAGCCGGTGTAGGCGATCTCGCCGAACTGCCACGAGCGCGGGTTCGGGCAGTAGCCGGCGGCCTGGATGCGGGTCTGCGGCGTCGAGCCGGTCGCCGGATTGCGGTGCGGGTCCCTGCCGGGCCCCCACCACTTCAGTCGCACCGCGGCGGCCGAGTGCTGCTGCGCCGCGGCCGTCAGGGCCTGGTCGACGGTGAGAGCCGGCAGTCCCCGCCGCGTGCGCTGGGCGTTGACGAGGCACACGACGACGCTGCGCGCCTGCGCGGCGCCGGCCGCGGTGGGGGCCCGGTTGGCGTCCGCCGTATCACAGGTGACGGCCGCGGCGGGCGGCGCCGCGACGAGGGGGGACAGAGCGGCGGCCAGGGCGGCGGCCGCGACCGCCGCCGACCGCTTGCGGGGCTGGGAGCACGGCGGTTCACGGAGGCCGCACTTCCTGCGGGCAGAACGAAGAACGGTGAGGAGAGTGATGAGCGGGGTGAGCGGTGGTGGGCGGGGGAGGGGGCGACCGGCCGCGCGGCTCGGCCTCCAGGCTGCCGCAGGCCGCGGAGCCGCCATGGGGCCCGGTCCCGTCCCCCGGCCTGCCGCCTGCTTCGGCGGCAGAGGGCCGTCACGCCTTCCACGCACGAGGGGAACTCGGCGCCGCCGGCCAAGTCGGCGGCCGTACGCGAGGAGCAGCAGATCGTCCTGGCCGCGGCTCTGAACGGGGCCCGCGGCCGGCGTCACCCGCACGGCCGAACGTGTCCGGGCGGTGACACCGGCCGCGGCGCCGGGCCCCGGCCGCGGCCTTGGCGTGAGGGGCGGGGCGGGCCGCCGGCAGCCGCGAAGGGACTCGCCTGCGTCGATAACCGCCGGTCGGCGACCACGGGCTCATCGGGGACCTCCGGGGGGACTGGTCCTTCAGCGATCCTCCGCCTCGAATGCCCGGGCGACGGCGAGGCTGTCTTCGTAAACGTGGTGCCGGGTGACAAGGCCGTCTTCAACGGTGAGGTGCAGGGCGAACCGCGCGCGATACGCACGTCTGGTGGGCCGGGCGGTCTGGCGGATCTCTCCCAGCACGACCGCGTCGTTACCGTCGATGAGGATGCGCTCCACCTCAGTCGCCACATGCTCCGGCACATGGTG
Coding sequences within:
- a CDS encoding VOC family protein, encoding MEQRISLITLGVADLGRARAFYEELGWRGQQAEETVFFQAGGLALVLWGRDRLAQDSGVEDAPGWGGIALAHNVRSPQEVDELVETARRAGAAVTRPPAPTFYGGYAGVFTDPDGHVWEIAHNPGFALADDGTLTLPDFGTS
- a CDS encoding ArsR/SmtB family transcription factor encodes the protein MISFELGVEDLAHTRFALSPLGETVLSLRVLRDPGVSVLHLPWRRSVLARIAGLGGGLDTGLLLSLVADLLTLPDFLTPRPAVFEPHFEDELAVVRSTPPDRVRRDLLAAHAPHPLPAPLHAATAPGDGPVTALRDTVCELLHRYWEIAIRPVWPQIRLVAEADMTYRARQLARGGARLLFADMHPQLRWEDAGSRGFLRVHRTIGGYEAKACGRGLLLVPSVFAHKCAPPVGPDEPPSLLYPSRGAATLWEAEPEPVLRNGADAAGRAAGDALVLLLGAPRARLLRMLAEPAATAELARRLRVTPSAVSQHLRVLHAAGLATRTRHGRQVLYRRSRLGDRLASGG
- a CDS encoding nuclear transport factor 2 family protein, whose amino-acid sequence is MSSAAPTNTRTVVEELLRRIGEGDPERIAELYAEQGDWKLDWPEAEHGRAATPWIRHRSTRADAAAHYRELAEHHVPEHVATEVERILIDGNDAVVLGEIRQTARPTRRAYRARFALHLTVEDGLVTRHHVYEDSLAVARAFEAEDR
- a CDS encoding CAP domain-containing protein gives rise to the protein MAAPRPAAAWRPSRAAGRPLPRPPPLTPLITLLTVLRSARRKCGLREPPCSQPRKRSAAVAAAALAAALSPLVAAPPAAAVTCDTADANRAPTAAGAAQARSVVVCLVNAQRTRRGLPALTVDQALTAAAQQHSAAAVRLKWWGPGRDPHRNPATGSTPQTRIQAAGYCPNPRSWQFGEIAYTGWGGSGTPQAAVTWWMSSPGHRAVILNSALRNIGPGVQPGAADRAGATAPNGGTYVVTFGRCRR